A single Syngnathus acus chromosome 8, fSynAcu1.2, whole genome shotgun sequence DNA region contains:
- the LOC119125466 gene encoding phosphoribosyl pyrophosphate synthase-associated protein 2 produces the protein MNHTKGGLVIFTANSHPSSRELGKRIAERLGVELGKVQVYQEANRETRVQIQESVRGKDVFVIQTVSKDVNTTIMEMLILVYACRTSCAKSITGVLPYFPYSKQCKMRKRGSIVSKLIASMMCKAGLTHLITMDLHQKEIQGFFNIPVDNLRASPFLLQYIQEEIPDYRNAVIVAKSPASAKRAQSFAERLRLGIAVIHGEAQDAESDQVDGRHSPPTVKTTGAIHPSMEIPLLIPKEKPPITVVGDVGGRIAIIVDDIIDDVDSFVAAAETLKERGAYKIFIMATHGILSCDAPRFIEESAIDVVVVTNTIPHELQKLQCPKIKTVDISMILSEAIRRIHNGESMSYLFRNIGVDD, from the exons ATGAACCACACCAAGGGCGGCCTGGTTATCTTCACCGCCAACTCGCACCCGTCCAGCCGCGAGTTGGGGAAGAGGATTGCAGA GCGATTAGGTGTGGAGCTTGGCAAGGTGCAGGTGTACCAGGAAGCCAACCGAG AAACACGTGTGCAAATCCAGGAGTCCGTGCGAGGGAAGGATGTCTTTGTGATTCAGACCGTGTCCAA AGACGTGAACACGACCATTATGGAGATGCTGATCTTGGTGTATGCGTGCAGGACGTCTTGTGCCAAAAGCATCACGGGCGTCCTCCCCTACTTCCCTTACAGTAAACAATGTAAAATGAGAAAGAGGGGCTCCATCGTCTCCAAGCTTATTGCCTCCATGATGTGTAAAGCAG GTCTTACACACCTGATCACCATGGACCTCCACCAGAAGGAGATTCAAGGCTTTTTTAACATCCCAGTAGACAACCTTAGAGCCTCACCTTTCTTGTTGCAGTATATCCAAGAAGAG ATCCCCGACTACAGGAACGCTGTGATTGTGGCTAAATCACCAGCTTCTGCCAAACG GGCCCAGTCGTTCGCCGAGCGCCTGCGCCTCGGGATCGCCGTGATCCACGGCGAGGCTCAGGATGCGGAGTCCGACCAGGTTGATGGGCGACACTCGCCACCCACCGTCAAGACCACTGGAGCCATCCATCCAAGCATGGAGATACCAT TGTTGATTCCCAAGGAGAAGCCCCCCATCACTGTGGTCGGAGACGTAGGCGGCCGCATCGCCATCATAGTG GATGACATCATCGACGACGTCGACAGTTTTGTCGCGGCGGCAGAGACGCTGAAGGAACGAGGAGCCTACAAGATCTTCATCATGGCAACGCACGGCATCCTCTCCTGCGACGCTCCCAGATTCATCGAGGAGTCGGCCATCGACGTG GTTGTGGTGACCAACACCATCCCTCACGAACTCCAGAAGCTCCAGTGTCCCAAGATCAAGACGGTGGACATCAGTATGATCCTGTCGGAGGCCATCCGACGCATCCACAACGGAGAGTCCATGTCCTACCTTTTCCGTAACATCGGAGTGGATGACTGA